GTTTGTAGTGCAATGTTCACCTTTTCCTCCAAAACACTGGGATTTGAAAGTAGTTTGCGTACATCTTCTTTCTTCTGTTCTAGTAACATTCCTATAATGACAGATCACTCtcattacataaatatataatatacttaCTTTCAATACAGGTGACAATTCTCGTATGTTCTGCACTGGCTGTGGTTTGAATACTTGTATTTGCCATCTAGTTTAGTAGCATATATTTGCTAATTGTAGCCTTAatttctattttaaatgttttatctgATTTAATTTGGTAATATAAGAAGTTATCTTGGACTGCTAATAGATCCTCTGAGCTCTGTCCTGAAAACTCAAGGCATTCAGTCAAGAGTATCTTTAGCCTTCTTCACAGCAGCATGCTGGGTACTACAGTGCCCCCCACTGACTGAAAACTGGTACAGCACTCGCACAATtctcctttttaaaaatgtaaaagaataaATACTAGTATATTTGAGAGTCGTCCAGTTTACTACCATGTTAGTTAACTTTTTTTGATAAAGGtacattttgcaattacagctgtgttcGAGTTCCAGTGAATACAAAATCAATACCGAAAACTGGCTGCGTGTGTAGCTTAATAATGTTACTTTGTTtcttgctcctctttccttttgtcATTGCTAGCGGCGCAGAACATCCCAATGATCCCATTGgacacaagaaataacaaatcccaccctcacaTCAATTTTCATTATGCAAACTTTGCCACTGATGTGTGTGCCACCCCACCCCAACCCCTGTATAGTTTCGTTTTCTTCTTCTCATTCATTGACTGCAGTGAAatgaaaacacattaaatacaccagtacaacacatgTGACAGCTTTTACTTTTACACTGTTGGCTCAAGTGTAGTCTCAAGCATCTTACAAGTTAATATAACCTCATGGGTTTGTGATTGGATTGTTTACAAAAGTCCAAATATCTTCACAGATCCAGCCTCTTTTCATTTCAAAGTGCACCAGATTGACGCATTTAACTGTTAAAATGTACTATTTTTTCTCCCAGAGGGACATACCCCCGGACCCCCCTACAGATTGCGGGGTCCCCCCCCCACAGTTTCCAAAACTCCTCTGGGAAACACTGCATACACAAAAGTAGTCTGGTATGACAGTACTAACCCGTTATCTTCTCGGTGTAACAAGTGTTGTAAACATCAACAAGATCATAGAGCTGGTCACCCAGGGAGTCTGTGGAGGCAGAGATTCCATCTTCAACCTGAGGCTCAGTCTTGCTGCAGAGAAACAGACCTTTTGTCAGATGGTCCTGTATGGTCATAGACCCTTCCCCAAAACCCCACATTATTAGCTCTTCACAGCCCACCGCTGTCTCCTCAGTTGAGGGAAAGCTCTAGTTTTCTGTTAGAGGGAAGACATGACATGAGTCTACAGTAATGCTGACTAACTGCTATCTTTGATATCTTAAGAAATGTTCCAGATATAATAAGCTCTACATATATGCCAGTGGTGGCTGTGCAAGAATGGAGTTGTGCAGCAACTGTAATGGATAGGGAGATGATcattatagatatataaaacatCCTGCACACAAATCCTATCCAAATGAAATGACCTGAGgtgcaaaaatgtaataatgcaGAAACACGGTGGATTCGTCACCCTTACCCAGCATCTGCTGGTGCCTCTAAGGCGCGAAGAGCCTTTTCCACTCCTTCAGACAGCATCCCTTCATCCTGTAACATCTGCTCTATGACTGGGATGGGAAGTTCCAGCAGCATCCCTGCGAAGTGAATCACAAAACCAGTTCATCATCTAATCACGGCGCAGGCACAGaatttgtatttgcattaatCATACATGACCGTTTCTCAAAAACACACTATTTTTAATAGAAATATTTAATCtctgaaaattattttatttttgggttGACCATGAATTGCTTGATAATAACCCAAAATGATGACccataaaaatgtatatcaCCTGTAAGTTTTGCAGCCATTTCAGAGTGTCTGTGGTAAATTAGATTATATAGCTGCTCCCCGAGCAAGTCAAACTCTTCTTGGTCATCCTCCATTAGCATCAGTCGCATACAGTCATTTAT
This DNA window, taken from Amia ocellicauda isolate fAmiCal2 chromosome 9, fAmiCal2.hap1, whole genome shotgun sequence, encodes the following:
- the LOC136758571 gene encoding uncharacterized protein LOC136758571; amino-acid sequence: MRLMLMEDDQEEFDLLGEQLYNLIYHRHSEMAAKLTGMLLELPIPVIEQMLQDEGMLSEGVEKALRALEAPADAGKTEPQVEDGISASTDSLGDQLYDLVDVYNTCYTEKITGMLLEQKKEDVRKLLSNPSVLEEKVNIALQTLAEQNQMESQTSNSSELDEKERLGEKLFAIVEEMDRMNCADITGMLLEMDLCNLQEILRDRAMLEVAVRRAQSALRSHCSQHPHPETDTAAHTGGEQPHYYGHFTGAAK